The Scomber scombrus chromosome 22, fScoSco1.1, whole genome shotgun sequence genome has a window encoding:
- the ube2nb gene encoding ubiquitin-conjugating enzyme E2Nb — MAGLPRRIIKETQRLMAEPVPGITATPDEGNARYFHVVIAGPQDSPFEGGTFKLELFLPEEYPMAAPKVRFMTKIYHPNVDKLGRICLDILKDKWSPALQIRTVLLSIQALLSAPNPDDPLANDVAEQWKKNESHAIETARTWTRLYAGNTEV, encoded by the exons GAGACACAGCGGTTGATGGCAGAGCCCGTTCCAGGGATCACGGCTACGCCTGATGAAGGGAATGCACGTTacttccatgtggtcattgcGGGGCCTCAAGACTCTCCCTTTGAAGGAGGCACATTTAAACTTGAACTATTTCTTCCAGAAGAGTATCCCATGGCAGCTCCCAAAGTGCGATTCATGACCAAAATCTACCACCCCAATGTCGACAAACTGGGAAGAATATGTTTAGACATTTTGAAAG ATAAATGGTCTCCAGCCCTGCAAATCCGCACAGTGTTGCTATCTATCCAGGCGTTATTAAGTGCTCCCAATCCAGACGATCCCCTGGCAAACGATGTCGCAGAGCAGTGGAAGAAAAACGAAAGCCATGCCATTGAGACAG cCCGAACATGGACCAGGCTCTACGCGGGCAACACTGAAGTATAG